One region of Chryseobacterium sp. SORGH_AS_0447 genomic DNA includes:
- a CDS encoding AAA family ATPase — MEMIIFTGIPASGKSSFYKELFFNSHLRISMDLLNTRNKENKLMQYGFETQSRMVIDNTNVTRESRKKYIESAKQNQYQIIGYFFESPVQDCLERNKNRKDSINEIGIKAKYKELEKPDYTEGFDKIFSVKIINNTFEISDYEI; from the coding sequence ATGGAAATGATCATCTTCACCGGGATTCCGGCGAGTGGAAAAAGTTCCTTTTATAAGGAGCTTTTTTTCAATTCGCACCTCAGGATCAGCATGGATCTGCTGAATACCCGGAATAAAGAAAATAAGCTGATGCAATACGGTTTTGAAACCCAATCGAGAATGGTAATCGACAATACGAATGTCACGAGAGAAAGCCGTAAAAAATACATTGAATCAGCAAAACAGAACCAGTATCAAATCATCGGATACTTTTTTGAAAGCCCTGTTCAGGACTGCCTGGAACGGAATAAGAACAGGAAAGATTCCATCAATGAGATCGGGATCAAAGCTAAATACAAGGAACTGGAAAAGCCTGATTACACAGAAGGCTTTGATAAGATCTTTAGCGTAAAAATAATCAATAACACCTTTGAAATCAGCGATTATGAAATTTGA
- a CDS encoding tetratricopeptide repeat protein yields MTKHFLLTLIFSFFISSCAKPSEHQEKVNDRIDHKSKPQDSDEDDQTPKVTIEGDDLILVYKNKKEVYKNLIVNEMSVSTELIQNNDRGFSLLYDQNASSTKIKEKYDFIYSEKGIFLIDKEVIKFGQDGLMINRLYVDNFNLSNKTFEDLQSLGAELPDNFEQGSSSMSIYDSENVLFATQNFRDFTEDLFISYPDVKDGDIKISNVESANNQAFNLEKIGANLQSKILLEQIIRQFPDRIVAYLNLADVLWKIQDQDQAKIHYAKYLSLMKSQNKNLSKVPQRVYDRIK; encoded by the coding sequence ATGACAAAACATTTTTTATTAACATTAATATTCAGCTTTTTTATAAGTTCTTGTGCAAAGCCATCAGAACACCAGGAAAAAGTCAATGACCGTATTGATCATAAGTCCAAACCTCAGGATTCTGACGAGGATGATCAGACACCTAAGGTGACCATAGAAGGTGATGATTTAATATTGGTCTATAAAAATAAAAAAGAGGTTTATAAGAATCTTATCGTCAATGAGATGTCTGTTTCTACAGAGCTTATTCAAAATAATGACCGCGGTTTTTCATTACTCTATGACCAAAATGCTTCTTCAACAAAAATCAAAGAAAAATATGATTTTATTTATTCAGAGAAGGGAATCTTTTTAATTGATAAGGAAGTTATAAAATTCGGACAAGATGGATTAATGATCAATAGATTATATGTTGACAATTTCAATTTATCAAATAAAACATTTGAAGATCTACAGTCATTAGGTGCAGAACTTCCGGATAACTTTGAGCAGGGCAGTTCATCAATGTCTATTTACGATTCTGAAAATGTACTTTTTGCGACACAAAATTTCCGGGACTTTACAGAAGATCTCTTTATCAGCTATCCTGATGTAAAAGATGGTGACATTAAGATTAGTAATGTGGAATCAGCGAACAATCAGGCTTTCAATTTAGAAAAAATAGGAGCGAATCTACAATCAAAGATCCTGTTAGAGCAAATCATTCGTCAATTTCCAGACCGGATTGTTGCTTATCTTAATCTGGCAGATGTGCTTTGGAAAATTCAGGATCAGGATCAGGCGAAAATACATTATGCAAAATATTTGTCATTAATGAAATCCCAGAATAAAAATCTATCGAAAGTACCGCAACGGGTTTATGATCGGATTAAATAA
- a CDS encoding PIG-L family deacetylase has protein sequence MFKKGITVLLLSFLTAFCWAQQVRPSKSSEIYRELKTLKQLPKVLYLAAHPDDENTGLLSWLVNDQNLETGYLSLTRGDGGQNLLGTEQGAALGLIRTHELLEARKLDGAQQFFTRAIDFGFSKNTTDTFKQWDENSITADVVWVIRRFRPDVIICRFPPTAAAGHGQHAASAVVAEKAFKLAGDKTAFSDQLKYVNVWQPKRLLWNTFRFGSVNTTAENQLKITVGQYDAQLGMGYGELAGLSRSLHKSQGAGTQSVAGIKTEYFTHVAGEPAKTTLLDGVVKTWTSKGNADIDQALDKIIAAFNFNNPDRSLPALLALRKKVMGIQDPELKKDKIKSLDQIILSCAGFMGEAVTNQPEAVAGDPYNFKLNLIARVENPVVLENVKWLNQSENLNRKLAKDSLITVEHKIQIPADAALTEPYWLAKPAVNAATFSVPNDTLIGLPETKSPLNVQLDLKIGTEKFQVKLPLSFKKLDPVRGDVVEALRIVPVLELKFTQPLYLVKENEDLKVSLNIKINSDKALGNGKINLMYNGERLGGAEVSSLNGKDITVDCLIPKTKLASIQSNRLQLDADYVTDGITYNKKQVLIQYPHLPSLQYFAPATVAVMKGEIRSTVKKVGYIQGAGDFIPEFLRIAGIQVDVLKDEDFYGNIDAAGGSPNKLSQYDAIVLGIRANNTEKKLGRWMPFLWAYVKAGGNLVMQYNTNQDKTVDQLGMYKFNIVNKRVTEENAAVTFLNPNHQLLNFPNKITADDFKGWVQERGAYFPDQWDAAYEPLFEMHDTGEEPLQGSTLYAKYGKGNFIYTPLAFFRQLPAGNAGAARLFMNFLSAQKN, from the coding sequence ATGTTCAAAAAAGGAATAACTGTACTTCTCCTTAGCTTTTTAACGGCTTTTTGCTGGGCCCAACAGGTCCGGCCTTCCAAATCATCAGAAATTTACCGCGAACTCAAAACCCTGAAGCAACTTCCGAAAGTCTTGTACCTGGCGGCGCATCCGGATGATGAAAATACAGGCCTGCTCTCCTGGCTGGTCAACGATCAGAACCTGGAAACGGGCTACCTGTCCTTAACCAGAGGTGACGGCGGGCAGAATTTACTGGGAACAGAGCAGGGAGCTGCTTTGGGCTTAATCAGAACGCATGAGCTTCTGGAGGCCAGAAAATTAGATGGTGCCCAACAGTTTTTTACCCGGGCGATTGATTTTGGATTTTCGAAAAATACCACCGATACTTTTAAACAATGGGATGAAAACAGCATCACCGCAGATGTGGTTTGGGTTATCCGTAGATTCCGTCCGGATGTGATCATCTGCCGTTTTCCGCCTACGGCGGCGGCAGGCCACGGACAGCATGCAGCTTCGGCGGTAGTGGCGGAAAAAGCCTTTAAGCTCGCAGGGGATAAAACGGCTTTCTCAGATCAGCTCAAATATGTCAATGTATGGCAGCCGAAACGCTTGTTGTGGAATACCTTCCGGTTCGGTTCGGTGAATACGACGGCTGAAAATCAACTGAAAATCACCGTCGGACAATACGATGCGCAGCTCGGAATGGGCTATGGCGAACTGGCCGGATTAAGCAGAAGCCTGCATAAAAGCCAGGGCGCGGGAACACAGTCGGTGGCCGGGATCAAAACCGAATATTTTACGCATGTGGCTGGTGAACCGGCCAAAACAACCCTTTTGGATGGGGTCGTGAAAACCTGGACCTCCAAAGGAAATGCAGATATCGATCAAGCTTTAGATAAAATTATTGCAGCTTTCAATTTCAACAATCCGGACCGTAGTTTGCCAGCTTTGTTGGCTTTGCGGAAAAAGGTGATGGGGATACAGGATCCGGAACTTAAAAAAGATAAAATCAAATCCCTTGACCAAATCATTCTGAGCTGTGCCGGATTTATGGGCGAAGCGGTAACCAATCAGCCTGAAGCCGTGGCCGGAGATCCGTATAATTTTAAATTAAATCTGATTGCAAGAGTTGAAAATCCGGTGGTTCTGGAAAATGTAAAATGGCTGAACCAGTCGGAAAATCTCAACAGAAAACTGGCTAAAGATTCTTTAATTACCGTTGAACATAAAATTCAGATTCCGGCAGATGCAGCGCTTACGGAACCTTATTGGCTAGCTAAACCGGCGGTAAATGCGGCCACTTTCTCCGTTCCGAATGATACCTTGATTGGTTTGCCCGAAACAAAATCACCGTTGAATGTTCAGCTTGATTTAAAAATCGGTACAGAAAAGTTTCAGGTGAAGCTTCCTTTATCGTTCAAGAAATTAGACCCGGTGCGCGGTGATGTGGTGGAAGCCCTCCGCATTGTTCCGGTCCTGGAACTGAAATTTACCCAACCGCTTTATTTGGTCAAAGAAAATGAAGATTTAAAGGTAAGCTTAAATATTAAAATCAATTCTGACAAAGCATTGGGCAACGGTAAGATAAATCTGATGTACAACGGCGAACGTTTGGGCGGCGCGGAGGTCAGTTCGCTCAACGGAAAAGATATTACTGTCGACTGCCTTATCCCGAAAACCAAACTTGCTTCAATCCAATCCAACCGTTTGCAGCTGGATGCCGATTATGTTACAGACGGAATCACCTATAATAAAAAACAGGTATTGATCCAATATCCGCATCTGCCTTCTTTGCAATATTTTGCGCCGGCAACGGTGGCTGTGATGAAAGGCGAGATCCGGTCGACGGTTAAGAAAGTAGGGTATATCCAGGGAGCGGGCGATTTTATTCCGGAGTTCCTTCGTATCGCAGGGATTCAGGTGGATGTCCTAAAGGACGAAGATTTTTATGGCAACATCGATGCAGCCGGCGGCAGCCCGAACAAGTTATCGCAATACGATGCCATCGTGCTGGGGATCCGTGCCAACAATACGGAGAAAAAGCTGGGCCGCTGGATGCCTTTTTTATGGGCTTATGTAAAAGCCGGGGGAAATCTGGTTATGCAGTACAACACCAATCAGGATAAAACCGTTGATCAATTGGGAATGTATAAATTCAATATTGTCAATAAGCGGGTAACTGAAGAGAATGCAGCTGTTACCTTTTTAAATCCCAATCATCAACTGCTGAACTTCCCGAACAAAATTACGGCTGATGATTTCAAAGGCTGGGTGCAGGAGCGCGGGGCCTACTTCCCGGACCAATGGGATGCGGCTTATGAACCGCTTTTCGAAATGCACGACACCGGTGAAGAGCCGCTGCAGGGATCCACGCTGTATGCAAAATATGGAAAGGGGAATTTTATTTATACGCCTTTGGCTTTTTTTAGACAGCTTCCTGCGGGAAATGCCGGGGCGGCGCGTTTGTTTATGAACTTTTTATCCGCACAAAAAAACTGA
- a CDS encoding DNA adenine methylase, which translates to MSKIKLPVTRYYGSKRKLVERIWNGIEIKELKFDSVLDIFGGTGLFSYYAKCKSKQVIYNDIFRFNSIIGKKLIQQSSNELTLERAKNMLLPIEGIIYQNIIAKNFSGIYFTDEENYQIDIFVQNIDFLENENLKASAYYILFQSCIIKRPYNLFHRNNLNMRLNYKNGNFGNKKTWERSFSELFERFINELNEFCFDNDEENISLNSSAIQCKAQADLLYIDPPYFTSGSNTTYHSKYHFLEGLAHYSEIENNIDHNKKNKEITINKSLEFENKSTFLNDLEQLLLNHINSHIVISYRNNGVPNIEEMAELIRNVNNNFEVSITDLGNYGYALNRNNINNNEILIIAKNILL; encoded by the coding sequence ATGTCTAAAATAAAATTACCCGTTACACGGTATTATGGTTCAAAAAGAAAACTGGTCGAAAGAATTTGGAATGGAATAGAAATAAAAGAATTAAAATTTGATTCCGTTTTAGATATCTTTGGCGGAACTGGTCTATTTTCATATTATGCTAAATGTAAAAGTAAGCAAGTAATTTATAATGACATTTTTAGATTTAATTCAATAATTGGTAAAAAGCTTATACAACAAAGCTCTAATGAACTTACATTGGAAAGAGCTAAAAATATGTTACTTCCGATTGAAGGTATTATTTATCAAAATATAATCGCAAAAAATTTTTCAGGAATATATTTTACTGATGAAGAAAATTATCAAATAGATATCTTTGTTCAAAACATTGATTTTTTAGAAAACGAAAATTTAAAGGCAAGTGCCTATTATATACTTTTTCAGTCATGCATTATAAAAAGACCATATAATTTGTTTCATAGAAATAATTTAAATATGAGATTAAATTATAAAAATGGAAATTTTGGTAATAAGAAAACTTGGGAAAGATCATTTTCAGAGCTATTTGAAAGATTTATAAATGAATTAAATGAATTTTGCTTTGATAATGATGAAGAAAATATTTCTCTAAATTCAAGTGCTATTCAATGTAAAGCTCAAGCAGATTTGCTATATATTGATCCCCCTTACTTCACGTCTGGTTCAAATACAACTTACCATAGTAAATATCATTTTTTAGAAGGTTTGGCCCACTATTCTGAAATCGAAAATAATATCGATCATAATAAAAAAAATAAAGAAATTACTATTAATAAATCTTTAGAATTTGAAAACAAATCGACATTTTTAAATGATTTGGAACAACTTCTTTTAAATCATATTAATTCTCACATAGTCATTTCTTATAGAAATAATGGCGTTCCAAATATTGAAGAAATGGCTGAATTAATTAGAAATGTTAATAATAATTTTGAGGTCTCAATTACAGATCTTGGTAATTATGGATATGCATTAAATAGAAATAATATTAATAATAATGAAATATTAATAATTGCTAAAAATATACTATTGTAA
- a CDS encoding nucleotidyltransferase domain-containing protein — translation MTTKILEKLKEIEEKRGIEILLAVESGSRAWGFASPDSDYDIRFIYRHEKDWYLSPWDKDETVEFMTEDDLDGSGWDLRKTFHLLLKSNAALLSWFYSPMVYVKNEKFYDLFKSLADECFSPIAVSYHYLSMSKKYLEACRGDEVKLKSYFYLLRTALTGKWILEKGTVPPVLFSELLVLVDDSTREKIENLITLKATKGESYHYPNDHELFGFLESMIKDTDEKAKSLKGGNADKTKMEKVFREIVAL, via the coding sequence ATGACAACTAAAATACTGGAAAAGCTAAAGGAAATAGAAGAGAAACGCGGCATAGAAATCCTTCTGGCCGTAGAATCCGGGAGCCGGGCCTGGGGGTTTGCCTCACCCGACAGCGATTACGACATCCGCTTTATCTACCGTCACGAAAAAGACTGGTACCTCTCGCCCTGGGACAAAGATGAAACCGTTGAATTCATGACGGAAGATGACCTGGACGGTTCCGGATGGGATTTGCGGAAGACCTTTCATTTGCTGTTGAAGTCGAATGCTGCTTTGCTCAGCTGGTTTTACTCGCCTATGGTTTATGTAAAGAATGAAAAATTTTATGATCTCTTTAAATCTTTAGCGGATGAATGCTTTTCGCCAATAGCGGTTTCGTACCATTACCTCAGCATGAGCAAAAAGTACCTGGAAGCCTGCCGCGGTGATGAAGTCAAGCTGAAATCTTATTTTTATCTCCTCCGCACGGCACTCACCGGAAAATGGATTCTGGAAAAAGGAACCGTTCCGCCGGTACTGTTCAGTGAACTGCTCGTATTGGTTGATGATTCTACCCGGGAGAAAATAGAAAATTTAATAACTTTAAAAGCCACCAAAGGGGAATCTTATCACTACCCGAACGACCATGAGCTTTTCGGGTTCCTGGAAAGCATGATCAAAGATACCGATGAAAAAGCAAAAAGCCTGAAAGGGGGAAATGCGGATAAGACTAAGATGGAAAAAGTCTTCCGGGAAATAGTAGCTTTATAA
- a CDS encoding DUF3828 domain-containing protein, producing MKRISFLIISFFFIYCKQETKNPHLVVNMVQKNIHSEEAIKMLKDFYLNFYSSDEPLDKTKSIKDFVSSRVLKRIDSLTKNPENLIIDYDPFIKGQDYNGESIKKSLEIKPLKNNDEYRVSFLQFGEKDEAKTNIDVLVKKDNSGKFLIYSIINDEHLNFK from the coding sequence ATGAAAAGAATATCATTTTTAATTATCTCTTTTTTCTTTATATATTGTAAGCAGGAAACGAAAAATCCTCATTTAGTAGTAAATATGGTACAGAAAAATATACATTCTGAAGAAGCTATTAAGATGCTCAAGGATTTTTATCTTAATTTTTACAGTTCAGACGAACCTCTGGACAAAACAAAATCAATAAAAGATTTTGTTTCGAGCAGGGTTTTAAAAAGAATTGACAGTTTAACTAAAAATCCAGAAAATTTAATTATTGATTATGATCCCTTCATTAAAGGACAGGATTATAATGGCGAGAGCATCAAAAAATCCTTGGAAATAAAACCTTTAAAAAATAATGATGAGTATAGAGTAAGTTTTTTACAGTTTGGTGAGAAAGATGAAGCAAAAACAAATATTGATGTTTTAGTAAAAAAAGATAATTCAGGAAAATTTCTGATCTACAGCATAATAAATGATGAGCATTTAAATTTTAAATAA
- a CDS encoding DUF2911 domain-containing protein: MKSILKSATVLVAAMTISVNAFAQETKKPASPPMTATGKIKDANITIAYSSPSVKGRTIWGGLEAYDKVWRAGANEATTFETDKDITVQGKKLPAGKYSFFLIPKASGTWTAIFNKEAKQWGAYKYEQSKDALRVDVKTKALPTTQEALVYKINKNGFTMDWDKISVPVEVK; encoded by the coding sequence ATGAAATCCATCCTAAAATCGGCGACCGTCCTCGTTGCGGCCATGACGATCTCTGTAAATGCCTTCGCGCAGGAAACCAAAAAACCGGCTAGCCCACCGATGACGGCCACCGGAAAAATCAAAGATGCCAACATCACCATCGCTTACAGCAGCCCATCCGTGAAAGGGCGTACCATCTGGGGCGGCCTGGAAGCCTATGACAAAGTATGGAGAGCAGGAGCCAACGAAGCCACCACGTTTGAAACGGATAAAGATATTACCGTTCAGGGCAAAAAACTGCCGGCTGGGAAATACAGCTTCTTCCTGATCCCGAAAGCCAGCGGAACTTGGACCGCCATCTTCAACAAAGAAGCCAAACAATGGGGCGCCTACAAATACGAGCAGTCCAAAGACGCGCTACGGGTAGACGTAAAAACAAAAGCTTTACCAACCACCCAGGAAGCCTTAGTCTACAAAATCAACAAAAACGGTTTCACCATGGATTGGGATAAAATCTCTGTTCCTGTGGAAGTTAAGTAA
- a CDS encoding tRNA(His) guanylyltransferase Thg1 family protein, which translates to MKFEEIEALMRKNESLSEQYILPENYIIVRLDGKGFTKLTKEKLTLEKPFDARFGKVMTDTVKHLFNTGFKVIYGYTQSDEISLLIDKGDQTFSRKTRKINSVLAGEASAFFSLQFQEICVFDCRTIAIPNREMLLDYFCWRQEDAHRNSLSAYCYWTLRNNGFTAKQATGKIEKLTQAEKNELLFQYGINYNTLPSWQKRGVGIYNKEIMKQGFNPMTRETVGCLRKELFVEKELGIREEYRLFLKEILKCKN; encoded by the coding sequence ATGAAATTTGAAGAAATAGAAGCGTTAATGCGGAAGAACGAAAGCCTTTCGGAACAGTACATCCTGCCGGAAAATTATATCATCGTACGGCTGGACGGAAAAGGCTTTACGAAACTGACTAAAGAAAAACTTACCCTGGAGAAACCGTTTGATGCAAGATTCGGCAAAGTAATGACTGATACGGTAAAGCATCTTTTTAATACCGGTTTTAAGGTGATCTACGGTTATACCCAAAGCGATGAGATTTCTTTACTGATCGACAAAGGCGACCAGACCTTCAGCAGAAAGACCCGGAAAATCAATTCCGTGCTGGCCGGGGAAGCCAGTGCTTTTTTCAGCCTGCAATTTCAGGAGATTTGTGTTTTCGACTGCCGCACCATAGCCATTCCCAACCGGGAAATGCTGCTAGATTATTTCTGCTGGCGGCAGGAAGATGCCCACCGGAATTCCCTTTCCGCTTATTGCTACTGGACCTTACGGAATAACGGCTTTACCGCAAAACAAGCCACCGGAAAGATCGAAAAATTGACCCAGGCCGAAAAAAACGAACTGCTGTTTCAGTACGGCATCAATTACAATACCCTTCCGTCATGGCAGAAACGTGGCGTTGGCATTTATAATAAAGAAATTATGAAGCAGGGCTTCAATCCGATGACGAGGGAAACGGTGGGCTGTTTGAGGAAGGAGCTGTTTGTAGAGAAGGAATTGGGGATACGTGAGGAATATAGACTATTTTTGAAAGAAATTCTAAAATGTAAAAATTAA
- a CDS encoding DUF4280 domain-containing protein: MKKYPDENNKSGKDPAFFQSGFSNFLNDHDLVDGDVNGFDEEVNEEQDAADEKHTEPIEKNGNPKEENKKTESSSGEHDGKYFVVQKGMACCDKGSKFPNFKVTSQQKHYWNDEKGEADYLAVTEDDLTFNPPATPFGTCSIKNGNPCAYSPAGKWIKTYDKVKVMGKSVVTEYSELMCTTGGKITVMKHGQQSEAGKSHVNNADFREQQTYNPVMDFEEFKEEINESDQLYYE, encoded by the coding sequence ATGAAAAAATATCCTGACGAAAATAATAAATCCGGAAAAGACCCGGCTTTTTTTCAATCCGGCTTTTCAAATTTTCTGAATGATCATGATTTGGTTGACGGTGATGTGAACGGTTTTGATGAAGAGGTTAATGAAGAACAGGATGCCGCAGATGAAAAACACACGGAGCCGATTGAAAAAAATGGAAATCCAAAAGAAGAAAATAAAAAAACTGAAAGCAGTTCCGGCGAACACGACGGGAAATATTTTGTCGTCCAAAAAGGAATGGCCTGCTGCGACAAAGGCAGCAAGTTCCCGAACTTTAAAGTAACCAGTCAACAAAAACACTATTGGAATGATGAGAAAGGCGAAGCTGATTATCTCGCGGTAACGGAAGATGATCTCACCTTTAATCCTCCGGCAACCCCATTCGGGACCTGCAGTATAAAGAACGGGAATCCATGCGCTTATTCCCCTGCCGGGAAATGGATAAAAACATATGACAAAGTAAAGGTGATGGGCAAAAGTGTGGTTACGGAGTACTCTGAACTCATGTGCACAACAGGTGGAAAAATTACCGTAATGAAGCACGGACAGCAAAGTGAAGCCGGAAAAAGCCATGTGAACAACGCAGATTTCCGGGAACAGCAGACGTATAATCCTGTCATGGATTTTGAAGAGTTTAAGGAAGAAATCAATGAGTCGGATCAATTGTATTACGAATAA
- a CDS encoding sodium:solute symporter, which produces MSSIDWAVLIFTLVAVVVYGVWIGRGQKSNASYLKADSKMPWYIVLLGIMATQASAITFLSAPGQAYTDGMRFVQYYFGLPLAMIVICITFIPIFQRLNVYTAYEYLENRFDKKTRVLTSLLFLFSRGLSTGISIYAPSIILASVLNWNIYLTNVLTGGILLIYTYVGGAKAIAHTQKLQFLIILGTMAFAGYLLIQDMPGGIGFKDALYLAGKSGKLNVITTEFDWKDKYNLWSGLIGGFFLALSYFGTDQSQVGRYITAKDNTNAKMGLLLNGLVKIPMQFAILLIGALLFAFFSLKPAPVYFNERSYQNLKDTQPQQAAAFEKEHRDLQAKFNAESKEILKLKETNSPHLNQAVQDFKDTQTEVKELHGRVEEAINQSNSNAEKTDTNYIFLYFVKNTLPIGMTGLLFAVIFLASWGSISAALNSLAACSLKDVHLIFSKEMPDEQTELKYSRLHTLAWGIFSIGIAMFATQMGSLIEAVNVLGSLFYGPILGIFLVAFYFKKINGANVFVSAILSEITVIAIYQFDIVSFLWLNVIGAAAVILFSAIGLLFNRKLV; this is translated from the coding sequence ATGAGCAGTATCGATTGGGCCGTTCTCATTTTTACCTTAGTGGCCGTGGTGGTTTACGGCGTATGGATCGGCCGCGGCCAGAAAAGCAACGCTTCCTACCTGAAAGCGGACAGCAAAATGCCGTGGTACATTGTGCTTTTGGGGATTATGGCGACGCAGGCCAGTGCCATTACCTTTCTTTCGGCGCCGGGCCAGGCGTATACCGACGGGATGCGCTTCGTCCAGTATTACTTCGGGCTGCCTCTGGCGATGATCGTGATCTGCATCACCTTCATCCCGATTTTCCAGCGGCTGAATGTCTATACCGCCTATGAATACCTGGAAAACCGTTTCGATAAAAAGACAAGGGTACTTACTTCGTTGCTGTTCCTTTTTTCAAGAGGGTTATCTACGGGAATCAGCATTTATGCGCCGAGTATTATCCTCGCAAGCGTTCTTAATTGGAATATTTATCTCACGAATGTTTTAACGGGCGGAATCCTGCTGATTTATACCTACGTCGGCGGAGCCAAAGCCATTGCCCACACTCAGAAATTACAGTTCCTGATTATCTTGGGAACTATGGCTTTTGCAGGGTATCTGCTGATTCAGGATATGCCGGGCGGTATCGGTTTTAAGGATGCGCTGTATCTGGCCGGGAAATCCGGAAAGCTCAATGTCATCACCACCGAATTCGACTGGAAAGACAAGTACAACCTCTGGAGCGGACTGATCGGTGGGTTTTTCCTGGCCCTTTCTTACTTCGGGACGGACCAGAGTCAGGTCGGGAGGTATATTACCGCCAAAGACAACACCAACGCCAAAATGGGCCTGCTGCTGAACGGGTTGGTGAAGATTCCGATGCAGTTTGCCATTCTCCTGATCGGCGCTTTGCTTTTCGCCTTCTTTTCCCTGAAACCGGCGCCGGTCTACTTCAACGAGCGTTCTTACCAGAATCTGAAGGACACCCAGCCTCAACAGGCGGCGGCATTTGAGAAAGAGCACCGGGATTTACAGGCAAAGTTCAATGCAGAATCGAAAGAAATTTTAAAGCTTAAAGAAACCAACTCTCCACATCTTAACCAAGCAGTTCAGGATTTTAAAGACACCCAGACTGAGGTCAAAGAACTTCACGGAAGGGTAGAGGAGGCCATCAACCAATCCAACTCCAATGCAGAAAAAACCGATACCAATTATATTTTCCTGTATTTCGTAAAGAATACGTTGCCGATCGGGATGACCGGTCTTCTGTTTGCCGTCATTTTCCTCGCCAGCTGGGGTTCCATTTCGGCCGCGCTGAATTCCCTGGCCGCCTGTTCGTTAAAAGATGTCCACCTGATCTTCAGCAAAGAAATGCCTGATGAGCAGACCGAACTGAAGTACAGCCGACTGCATACTTTGGCCTGGGGGATTTTCTCCATCGGCATCGCCATGTTTGCCACGCAGATGGGCTCCCTCATCGAAGCGGTGAATGTATTGGGTTCCTTATTCTACGGTCCGATCCTGGGCATTTTCCTGGTCGCCTTTTACTTTAAAAAGATCAACGGGGCCAATGTCTTTGTTTCGGCCATTTTATCGGAAATCACGGTGATTGCCATTTATCAGTTCGATATCGTTTCCTTCCTTTGGCTTAACGTGATCGGGGCCGCGGCGGTGATTCTGTTTTCTGCCATCGGGTTGTTGTTTAACAGGAAGCTTGTTTAA